In the genome of Sphingopyxis sp. YF1, the window CGGCGTGGGAGTCGGCGTCGGGGTCGGCAGCGTCACCGTCGAATCGCCGTCCGAATCGCACGCGGCGATCACGGGCAGGGCCGACAGGCCGAACAGGCCGCCCACGAGCAGCGAGCGTCGCGACGGATTGCTGGCGACGATCGCCTCGAGGCTGTTCGGCCCGTCGAGATCGGCGGTCGCGCGGCGATAGGGCGCGCGGGCTTCGTCGGTAAGATGTGACATGCAATACCCCTGTAATCGGTTGGGCCCATCGGGGCGGGATCGCGCCGATGCGGTGGCTCCCGATGACAGGGGGAGGTGTCAGCCTTGTTGCTTCAGCATGTCATGTCGAAAGGACTTGCGTGACGCTCGTGTGACAGGGGCGCCCGCGTCAGTCGTGCACGGCGCGGACCAGCGGGCCCAATGCCCCGCCGCCGAGCCAGGCGAGCTGGACCTCGGCCGCGACCTTGTTGATCGCCTCCTGCGGCTTGTTGCCTGGGTGCACCGCGCGGCGCAGCGGGCGCGATCCGGCCGGCATCGCCATGATCTCGGCGATCGCGCGCGGCACGTCGGCGGGGTCGGCGCTGCGTCCGCTGCCGTCCTCGGTTCCCATGCCGCGCGTGAAGGGCTCATACGCCTTGAGCAGCGCGGGGGCGCTGCGGTCGCGCAGCACGCCGGTATAGATATTGCGGTTGACCCAGACCCTGGTCGGATAGCCGCCCGGCTGGATGATCGTCACCTCGATCCCGTGCGGGACGAGTTCATAGGCGAGTTGTTCGGACAGGGCCTCGACCGCGAATTTGGTCGCCGAATAATGGCCGCCGCCCGGCACGATCACCCGGCCGAGCTGCGACGAGATGTTGAAGACCTGTCCCGCTCTGGCCGCGCGCATCTGGGGCAGCAGCGCGCGCAGCATCCGCTGGATCCCCAGCACATTGGTCTCGAAGATCAGGCGCGTCGCTTCCATGTCCTGCACCTCGACCGGCCCGGTGATGCCGACCCCGGCGTTGTTGACGAGCGTGTCGATCCGGCCGTCTGCGATCTTCAGCGCCGCGGCGGTGCCGCTGGCGACCGACGCGTCGTCGGTCACGTCGATCTCGACGACATGCAGGTCGAGCCCGTCCTTCGCGGCCTCGGCGGCGAGCGTTTCGGCTTCGGGGCGCGGCAGGTTGCGCATCGTCGCGATGACCTTCGCGCCATGCCGTGCGTAGAGCAGCGCGCCGATGCGGCCGAAACCGCTCGACGCGCCGGTGATCAGCACGGTGCGGCCTTTCAGCGCGTCGGGCGCCAGCGGCTCGGCGGCGCGCAGCAGCGCAGGGGTGGCGGCGGTGAGCATGGCGGCGCCTGCGAGCAGTTGACGGCGGCCGGGGGAGGCAGGATCGGGCATGGACGGCTCCTTTCGAGGGTCATCATGCATGAAAGCGCGGGCGGTGCAAAATCGGCCGTGAAAAGACAGCGTCGGAGTGGCAAATCGCCATGGCCTTCTTTCGTCGTTCCGGGCTGAATCCGGCCGGCCAAGCGCCGCGCGGCCTTTCAAAGTTCAGCAAAGGTCAGCCTTGCGCGCGCCGTGATTGGGACCTTGCGCCGTGCTGAATGCGCCTGGCTCGGCGCGTCGCGATCGCATCGGGAAGCGACCGCCTTTATCCGCCAAATCAAAGCGCCGGACGAAGGCTGGCACAGCCGGATAATATGGGAAAGGCCTATTTGACGGCGATGTCGACTGGGGGGGGTATCACTAGCGCTCAGGGGGACCACCGCGGCAGGCGGTGGTGGAGGGGCCGCGAGGTCGCGTCCTTCGCCCCTCGGTCAGCGCTGCGCGCTGACACTTCCCCATGGCTTCGCCACAGGGGGAGCGACTGACCGCAACCGGGCGTTAGTCGTCATTTCGGTCGGATCGGCGCCGAATGGCTGATGTGGGGTGGCAAGCGGACCGCGTCCATTTTCCGTCGTCATCCCGGCGAAGGCCGGGATCTCACCGGCGCATCATGGCTTGCAGGGCGGGATCCCGGCCTTCGCCGGGATGACGGAAAATGAGCGAATCCAGGCCTCCGAGCGCCCCGGCGAAAGCCGGGGGCCATTGCAGCAACACGCCGGGTTCGCGTCGGCATTCTGGGCCCCGGCTTTCGCCGGGGTGCACATCTCCAGCAGCGACTAACGGTCGAAGCCGACCGGCAGGCTTGCGCGTTCGCTACGCCTGCAGGCGTAGCGCGATATCGCTCAGGAAGCGTGCGTCATTGCCGTCGGCCAGCGACGGCGCCTCGGCCGCGATCGCGCCGAGCAGGTCGATCAGCGGTTCCATCTCGCTTTTGTGGTAATTGCCCAGCACATGGCCGGTGACGCGGTCCTTGTGTCCCGGATGGCCGATGCCGATGCGCACCCGGCGGAAATCGTCGCCGATATGCTGGATCATGCTGCGGATGCCGTTATGCCCCGCGGCGCCGCCGCCCTGCTTGATCTTGACCTTCATCGGCGCGAGGTCGAGTTCGTCATAGAAGACGGTGACGTCCTGCGGGGTCAGTTTGTAGAAATCGAGCGCGGCGCGCACGCTGCGGCCGCTTTCGTTCATATAGGTGCCGGGTTTGAGCAGCAGGATGCGATGCCGCCCGATGCGGCCGTCCTGAAACCAGCCCTGGAATTTCTTGGCCGGGGCGGGGAAGCCGTGCATGTCGGCGATGACGTCGGCGGCCATGAAGCCGACATTGTGACGGTGCATCGCATATTGGGGCCCGGGATTGCCGAGGCCGACCCAGAGTTGCATTTCGTGCCTTTCTCGGGGTCCGGAAGGGGCCGCCTCCGCAAGCGAAGGCGGCCCGATCAGGTTCAGGCTTCTTCGGCGCCTTCGCCGTCATCCTTGGTCGTGTCGCCGTCGCTCGACTTGAGCGCCGACGGGGCGACGATCGTCGCGATGGTGAAATCGCGGTCGGTGATCGCGCTCTCGCTGCCCTTCGGCAGCTTGACGTGGCTGATGTGGATCGAATCGCCGACGTCGAAGCCGGTGACGTCGATCGCGATGTCGTCAGGGATGTTGGCCGCGTCGCAGACCAGTTCGAGCTCGTGGCGAACGATGTTCAGCACGCCGCCACGCTTCAGGCCCGGCGAGGCGTCTTCGTTCTGGAACACGACCGGCACCGCGACATGGACCTTGGCATCCTTGGTGATGCGCAGGAAGTCGGCGTGGATCGGGCGATCCTTGACCGGGTGGAAAGCGACGTCCTTCGGCAGCGTGCGGATGGTCTTGCCGCCGACTTCGATCATCACGACCGAGTTCATGAAGTGACCCGTCATCAGCTGCTTCATCAGCAGCTTTTCTTCGACGTGGATCATCAGGGGTTCTTCCTTGCCGCCATAGACAACGGCGGGGACACGACCTTCACGACGCAGTTCACGCGAGGCTCCCTTGCCTCCGCGTTCGCGCGTCTCGGCCGTCAGCGTCAGCTGATCGCTCATCATATTTCTCCGAGAAATAGTTACACAGTCCGCCACGCCTCCAGGGATGACCATGACGGAAGCGCGGGCGCATAGCGGGGAAGCGGCGGAAATGCAAGCGCCCGGCCGCAAAACCGGCGTATGCGTGCGAACGGTTGCGGAGGCTTTCTATCGGCGGGCCGGACATCTAGGGTCGCCGCATGCAGACAGGGCGAAGACTCCGGATGGCGGGCATCGTGGCGGTTTCGCTGACGCTCGCGGCGTGTGCCGGGACCAAATACCGGCCGGTGGCCGACGCGCCGGTGCGGATCGGGCCGGCCTATACGGTCCGCGGGACCACCTATGTGCCGGCCGCTGCGCCCGCCTATGACGTGGTCGGTTATGCCAGCTGGTACGGAAACGAGTCGGGCAACCGCACCGCCAATGGCGAACAATTCCGGCCGGGCTGGGTGACCGCGGCGCACACCACTCTGCCCCTGCCGACCTATGTCGAGGTGACGGCGCTCGATACCGGGCGGCGGATCGTCGTGCGGGTCAACGACCGG includes:
- a CDS encoding SDR family oxidoreductase; this translates as MPDPASPGRRQLLAGAAMLTAATPALLRAAEPLAPDALKGRTVLITGASSGFGRIGALLYARHGAKVIATMRNLPRPEAETLAAEAAKDGLDLHVVEIDVTDDASVASGTAAALKIADGRIDTLVNNAGVGITGPVEVQDMEATRLIFETNVLGIQRMLRALLPQMRAARAGQVFNISSQLGRVIVPGGGHYSATKFAVEALSEQLAYELVPHGIEVTIIQPGGYPTRVWVNRNIYTGVLRDRSAPALLKAYEPFTRGMGTEDGSGRSADPADVPRAIAEIMAMPAGSRPLRRAVHPGNKPQEAINKVAAEVQLAWLGGGALGPLVRAVHD
- the pth gene encoding aminoacyl-tRNA hydrolase is translated as MQLWVGLGNPGPQYAMHRHNVGFMAADVIADMHGFPAPAKKFQGWFQDGRIGRHRILLLKPGTYMNESGRSVRAALDFYKLTPQDVTVFYDELDLAPMKVKIKQGGGAAGHNGIRSMIQHIGDDFRRVRIGIGHPGHKDRVTGHVLGNYHKSEMEPLIDLLGAIAAEAPSLADGNDARFLSDIALRLQA
- a CDS encoding 50S ribosomal protein L25/general stress protein Ctc; this encodes MSDQLTLTAETRERGGKGASRELRREGRVPAVVYGGKEEPLMIHVEEKLLMKQLMTGHFMNSVVMIEVGGKTIRTLPKDVAFHPVKDRPIHADFLRITKDAKVHVAVPVVFQNEDASPGLKRGGVLNIVRHELELVCDAANIPDDIAIDVTGFDVGDSIHISHVKLPKGSESAITDRDFTIATIVAPSALKSSDGDTTKDDGEGAEEA
- a CDS encoding septal ring lytic transglycosylase RlpA family protein, yielding MQTGRRLRMAGIVAVSLTLAACAGTKYRPVADAPVRIGPAYTVRGTTYVPAAAPAYDVVGYASWYGNESGNRTANGEQFRPGWVTAAHTTLPLPTYVEVTALDTGRRIVVRVNDRGPFAPGRIIDLSRGAAEELGIKAQGHAAVRVRRVEPSEKDRKRLREGKPAAGLERVPERNLQRLRAQLPVRGR